The Cellulomonas sp. P24 genome contains a region encoding:
- a CDS encoding low molecular weight protein-tyrosine-phosphatase — protein MTVCTGNICRSPMSEVVLRDRFAGAGLGDDVLIDSTGISSEEHGNPMDQRALAVLRDHGYDDPAMRAHQARQVRAADLAARDLVLAMTSAHARALRRLAGDDTSLVARVHLYREFDPAAPVLRPGDAEHVLDIDDPWYGGRSAFEECLVQVEAAADAVVAHVLAELHRR, from the coding sequence ATGACCGTGTGCACCGGCAACATCTGCCGCTCGCCGATGTCCGAGGTCGTCCTGCGCGACCGGTTCGCCGGTGCGGGCCTGGGTGACGACGTCCTGATCGACTCGACCGGGATCAGCAGCGAGGAGCACGGCAACCCGATGGACCAGCGCGCGCTGGCGGTCCTGCGCGACCACGGGTACGACGACCCGGCGATGCGGGCCCACCAGGCCCGCCAGGTCCGAGCCGCCGACCTCGCGGCGCGCGACCTCGTGCTCGCGATGACCTCCGCGCACGCGCGAGCACTGCGACGTCTTGCGGGGGACGACACGTCCCTGGTCGCGCGCGTGCACCTGTACCGGGAGTTCGACCCCGCGGCGCCCGTGCTGCGACCGGGGGACGCCGAGCACGTGCTCGACATCGACGATCCCTGGTACGGCGGCCGCTCGGCCTTCGAGGAGTGCCTGGTGCAGGTCGAGGCCGCGGCGGACGCCGTCGTCGCGCACGTCCTCGCGGAGCTGCACCGACGCTGA
- a CDS encoding pyridoxal phosphate-dependent aminotransferase, with product MKVSQRSHVPPFAVMEILAAANARRAAGQSVVNLCAGEPSTGASDVVRERAIELLTSGDLGYTEAMGAPALRAEIAAHYGRWYGVDVDPSRVAVTTGSSGGFMLAFLAAFDVGDRVALARPGYPAYKNILTALGCEVVELPCGPETRYQPSAAQLEALDVPVDGLVVASPANPTGTMIGAEALAELAAWCAGHGVRLISDEIYHGITYGEPAATAAHHLGTGAVVVNSFSKYWAMTGWRLGWLLLPDDLVTPVDALAGNVALCPPALAQHAGVAAFSEEGYAAAAANVARYADARRLLLDRLPELGWARIAPADGAFYLYADVSASGLDAQTWCARALDEAGVALTPGTDFDGVDGSDWVRLSFASSVEVVGEAVDRIVAWQRTL from the coding sequence CTGAAGGTCTCCCAGCGCTCCCACGTCCCCCCGTTCGCGGTGATGGAGATCCTCGCGGCCGCCAACGCGCGACGCGCCGCCGGCCAGTCCGTCGTCAACCTGTGCGCGGGCGAACCGTCCACCGGGGCCTCGGACGTCGTGCGGGAGCGGGCGATCGAGCTGTTGACGAGCGGTGACCTCGGCTACACCGAGGCGATGGGCGCGCCGGCGCTGCGCGCCGAGATCGCCGCCCACTACGGACGCTGGTACGGCGTCGACGTCGACCCGTCCCGGGTGGCGGTCACGACGGGGTCGTCGGGTGGATTCATGCTCGCGTTCCTCGCGGCGTTCGACGTCGGCGACCGGGTCGCTCTCGCGCGCCCGGGCTACCCGGCGTACAAGAACATCCTCACCGCGCTGGGCTGCGAGGTCGTCGAGCTGCCGTGCGGGCCGGAGACCCGTTACCAGCCGAGCGCAGCGCAGCTCGAGGCGCTCGACGTCCCGGTGGACGGACTCGTGGTGGCGAGCCCGGCGAACCCGACCGGCACGATGATCGGCGCCGAGGCCCTCGCCGAGCTGGCGGCGTGGTGCGCCGGTCACGGTGTCCGCCTGATCAGCGACGAGATCTACCACGGCATCACCTACGGGGAGCCGGCGGCGACGGCTGCGCACCACCTCGGGACCGGTGCCGTCGTCGTCAACTCGTTCTCGAAGTACTGGGCGATGACCGGGTGGCGGCTCGGCTGGCTGCTGCTGCCCGACGACCTCGTGACCCCGGTCGACGCGCTCGCTGGCAACGTCGCGCTGTGCCCACCGGCATTGGCGCAGCACGCGGGTGTCGCCGCGTTCAGCGAGGAGGGGTACGCCGCGGCGGCCGCGAACGTCGCGCGCTACGCGGACGCGCGCCGGTTGCTGCTGGACCGGCTGCCGGAGCTCGGCTGGGCGCGCATCGCGCCGGCGGACGGTGCGTTCTACCTGTACGCGGACGTCTCCGCGTCGGGCCTCGACGCACAGACCTGGTGCGCGCGCGCCCTCGACGAGGCGGGCGTCGCGCTCACACCCGGCACCGACTTCGACGGCGTCGACGGGTCGGACTGGGTGCGGCTGTCCTTCGCGTCGTCGGTGGAGGTCGTCGGCGAGGCCGTCGACCGGATCGTCGCGTGGCAGCGGACGCTCTGA
- a CDS encoding diguanylate cyclase, giving the protein MAGRSTRAGLPSAPRRPWGDRARDLLAAPDTVAGMLPATATVAVLLVLPARHWSAPALAGLVGASVVGAFFALLWLVVARRRQPPRWSLHVEIVAGNVLITAVVAIAATERLAMANLYMLTATFAVLLFSARAALAHIAVAGALYAAVLTFGPATGDAPVVAWLAVFGTTAVVGAVVMGLVNVLRLAATVDPLTGLANRRAWDARLDEEMERSGRSGAALSVVVMDLDGFKDINDRDGHVAGDRLLQAIARAWQTQVRDGGDFLARIGGDEFAVIAPGSDEVGIRRLIRRLDEAAPAGTSFSAGEATWDRAERATELLHRADLAMYETKLKHRRDRRSHTA; this is encoded by the coding sequence ATGGCTGGTCGCAGCACTCGCGCGGGCCTCCCGTCGGCGCCCCGTCGCCCGTGGGGTGATCGGGCGCGGGACCTGCTGGCCGCTCCTGACACCGTCGCCGGGATGCTTCCCGCGACGGCGACGGTAGCCGTCCTTCTCGTGCTCCCCGCGCGCCACTGGTCGGCACCGGCGCTCGCCGGCCTGGTGGGCGCCTCGGTCGTGGGTGCCTTCTTCGCGCTGCTGTGGCTCGTGGTGGCGCGGCGGCGGCAGCCACCACGATGGAGCCTGCACGTGGAGATCGTGGCGGGCAACGTCCTGATCACCGCTGTCGTGGCGATCGCGGCGACCGAGCGCCTCGCGATGGCCAACCTCTACATGCTGACCGCGACCTTCGCCGTCCTGCTGTTCTCCGCCCGCGCCGCGCTCGCCCACATCGCGGTGGCCGGGGCCCTCTACGCGGCGGTGCTCACCTTCGGACCCGCGACCGGTGACGCGCCGGTGGTCGCGTGGCTCGCGGTGTTCGGCACGACTGCCGTCGTCGGTGCCGTCGTGATGGGGCTCGTGAACGTGCTGCGCCTTGCCGCGACCGTGGACCCGCTCACAGGGCTGGCCAACCGGCGGGCCTGGGACGCGCGGCTCGATGAGGAGATGGAACGCTCAGGTCGGTCCGGTGCGGCGCTGTCGGTCGTCGTGATGGACCTCGACGGGTTCAAGGACATCAATGATCGCGACGGGCATGTGGCAGGTGACCGCCTGCTCCAGGCCATCGCCCGAGCCTGGCAGACGCAGGTGCGTGACGGTGGGGACTTCCTCGCCCGGATCGGCGGTGACGAGTTCGCCGTGATCGCGCCTGGCTCGGACGAGGTGGGGATCCGTCGCCTGATCAGACGTCTGGACGAGGCGGCACCGGCCGGGACGTCCTTCTCCGCCGGCGAGGCCACCTGGGACCGGGCCGAGCGGGCCACGGAGCTGCTCCATCGGGCCGACCTCGCCATGTACGAGACGAAGCTCAAGCACCGACGTGACCGCCGCTCCCACACCGCCTGA
- a CDS encoding heavy metal translocating P-type ATPase has product MDRIRSSARTYPLVATTIAVGLLGGAVALAGFSDGTRWLLSVYALVIAAVQTRGMVEDIRHGTWGIDILAVTAIVSTVVVGEYWASVVVVLMLTGGAALEDYAAGRARRELSALLERAPRIAHRVTEDGTVEDVDIDVVVVGNELMVKPGQVVPVDCVLLSEAASFDESSLTGESMPVEHVRDDALMSGSVNGPAGVRVRATATAADSQYQTIIALVREASESKAPFVRLADRVAVPFTLVSFVIAGVAWAISGEGIRFAEVLVVATPCPLLIATPVAFMAGMSRAAKNGIIVKNGGTLERLARIRTAAFDKTGTLTRGTPEVVAVVSTDGVDTSELLRLAASVEQYSGHALAASIVAAAAAKGEVLSEGHDVHETTAHGVSALVDGRAVVVGKAAFVAERVTSGTISPVALAPGQMGVYVGIDGEYGGAILLSDRERPEARQTLAELHRLGVTSVVMLTGDAETTARHVATELGVDDVRANCLPADKVHAVASLDVRPVMMVGDGVNDAPVLAAADVGIAMGARGSTAASESADVVIMLDDVYRTAKAVGIGQRTVSVAMQAIGIGVAMSLALMVLAAFGWIPAIVGAGLQEFVDLATILWALRASTHGPREPADHLTIATDESRLPLPVSV; this is encoded by the coding sequence ATGGACCGTATTCGCTCATCCGCGCGCACCTACCCGCTGGTCGCCACCACGATCGCGGTCGGGCTGCTCGGCGGGGCCGTCGCCCTCGCCGGGTTCTCCGACGGGACGCGCTGGCTCCTGAGCGTCTACGCGCTCGTCATCGCCGCCGTGCAGACCCGCGGCATGGTCGAGGACATCCGGCACGGGACGTGGGGGATCGACATCCTCGCGGTCACGGCGATCGTCTCGACCGTGGTGGTCGGGGAGTACTGGGCGTCCGTCGTCGTCGTGCTCATGCTCACGGGTGGTGCCGCCCTGGAGGACTACGCCGCCGGCCGTGCGCGCCGCGAGCTGAGCGCCCTGCTCGAGCGTGCGCCACGCATCGCTCACCGGGTCACCGAGGACGGCACCGTCGAGGACGTCGACATCGACGTGGTGGTCGTCGGGAACGAGCTCATGGTCAAGCCGGGGCAGGTCGTGCCGGTCGACTGCGTGCTGCTGTCCGAGGCGGCGTCCTTCGACGAGTCGTCGCTGACCGGGGAGTCCATGCCGGTCGAGCACGTGCGCGACGACGCGTTGATGTCCGGGTCCGTCAACGGGCCGGCCGGGGTGCGGGTGCGTGCGACGGCGACCGCAGCCGACTCCCAGTACCAGACGATCATCGCGCTGGTGCGGGAGGCCTCGGAGTCCAAGGCGCCGTTCGTGCGGCTCGCCGACCGGGTGGCCGTGCCCTTCACCCTGGTGTCGTTCGTGATCGCCGGCGTGGCGTGGGCGATCTCCGGCGAGGGCATCCGGTTCGCCGAGGTGCTCGTCGTCGCCACGCCCTGCCCGCTGCTGATCGCCACCCCGGTCGCCTTCATGGCCGGGATGTCACGCGCGGCCAAGAACGGCATCATCGTGAAGAACGGCGGCACGCTCGAGCGGCTCGCGCGGATCCGCACGGCGGCGTTCGACAAGACGGGCACCCTCACGCGCGGGACCCCGGAGGTCGTGGCCGTCGTGAGCACCGACGGTGTGGACACCTCCGAGCTGCTGCGGCTCGCCGCGAGCGTCGAGCAGTACTCGGGTCACGCGCTCGCCGCGTCGATCGTCGCGGCCGCCGCGGCGAAGGGCGAGGTGCTCAGCGAGGGCCACGACGTGCACGAGACCACCGCGCACGGGGTGTCTGCGCTGGTCGACGGTCGGGCGGTCGTGGTCGGCAAGGCGGCGTTCGTCGCCGAGCGCGTGACGTCCGGCACGATCTCACCCGTCGCTCTCGCCCCGGGTCAGATGGGCGTGTACGTCGGCATCGACGGAGAGTACGGCGGCGCGATCCTGCTCTCGGACCGGGAGCGTCCGGAGGCCCGTCAGACCCTCGCCGAGCTGCACCGGCTCGGGGTGACGAGCGTCGTCATGCTGACCGGCGATGCCGAGACCACCGCGCGTCACGTCGCGACCGAGCTCGGCGTCGACGACGTCCGGGCCAACTGTCTGCCGGCGGACAAGGTGCATGCCGTCGCGTCGCTCGACGTCCGCCCCGTGATGATGGTCGGGGACGGCGTGAACGACGCTCCGGTGCTCGCGGCCGCCGACGTCGGCATCGCGATGGGGGCCCGCGGGTCCACGGCCGCGAGCGAGTCCGCGGACGTCGTGATCATGCTGGACGACGTCTACCGGACCGCGAAGGCGGTGGGCATCGGGCAGCGGACGGTCTCGGTCGCGATGCAGGCGATCGGCATCGGCGTCGCGATGAGCCTCGCCCTCATGGTGCTCGCGGCCTTCGGGTGGATCCCGGCGATCGTCGGTGCGGGGCTGCAGGAGTTCGTGGACCTCGCGACGATCCTGTGGGCACTGCGGGCGTCGACCCACGGCCCGCGCGAACCCGCGGACCACCTGACGATCGCCACCGACGAGTCCCGGCTGCCGCTCCCCGTCAGCGTCTGA
- a CDS encoding sigma-70 family RNA polymerase sigma factor produces the protein MDRTSLFEAERPRLVGIASRLLGDRAEAQDIVQQAWLRLHGTDAEIDSLPAWLTTVTSRLCLDRLRSRTPVPVEDVEPQGTVNDPADDVALADTVGLALQVVLERLSPRERVAFVLHDSFGFEFPTIAAVLDTTPAAARKLASRARAKVGQPHPEDRLADWEVVDAFMAAARNGEFDRLLRLLAPDATVTADDAAVLAGTPQRIDGRDEVATFFNGSAKAALPVFVGDRPGSAWFHLGAARVVFDFTVDDGLVRTITFRAAPEVLARVVRRDGDHPRV, from the coding sequence GTGGACCGGACGAGCCTGTTCGAGGCTGAACGACCGCGCCTGGTGGGGATCGCGAGCCGTCTGCTCGGCGATCGTGCCGAGGCCCAGGACATCGTGCAGCAGGCGTGGTTGCGGCTGCACGGGACGGACGCCGAGATCGACAGCCTGCCGGCCTGGCTGACGACCGTGACCAGCCGATTGTGCCTCGACCGGCTGCGATCACGGACCCCCGTACCGGTGGAGGACGTCGAGCCACAGGGGACCGTCAACGATCCGGCCGACGACGTCGCGCTCGCCGACACGGTCGGTCTGGCTCTGCAGGTCGTGCTCGAGCGGCTCTCCCCGCGCGAGCGAGTCGCGTTCGTGCTCCACGACAGCTTCGGCTTCGAGTTCCCGACGATCGCAGCGGTCCTGGACACCACGCCGGCGGCGGCCCGCAAGCTGGCCTCGCGGGCCCGGGCCAAGGTCGGCCAGCCGCACCCCGAGGACCGGCTCGCCGACTGGGAGGTGGTCGACGCGTTCATGGCTGCCGCCAGGAACGGGGAGTTCGACCGGCTGCTGCGGCTGCTCGCACCCGACGCCACCGTGACCGCCGACGACGCTGCGGTCCTGGCCGGCACTCCGCAGCGGATCGACGGTCGCGACGAGGTGGCGACGTTCTTCAACGGCAGCGCCAAGGCCGCGCTCCCGGTCTTCGTCGGCGACCGTCCCGGCAGCGCGTGGTTCCACCTCGGCGCGGCTCGGGTCGTCTTCGACTTCACCGTCGACGACGGCCTCGTGCGGACCATCACCTTCCGCGCCGCGCCCGAGGTGCTCGCGCGCGTCGTGCGTCGCGACGGTGATCACCCACGGGTCTGA
- a CDS encoding DUF1059 domain-containing protein, with product MKTMTCRALGGPCDLEHHGQSADDVIKAQDRHLKEAEKAGDVTHQEARDAMKSRWRHPQASMRWYRDAQQAFAALPDD from the coding sequence ATGAAGACCATGACCTGCCGGGCCCTGGGAGGGCCCTGCGACCTGGAGCACCACGGGCAGAGCGCGGACGACGTCATCAAGGCACAGGATCGCCACCTCAAGGAGGCGGAGAAGGCCGGCGACGTGACCCACCAGGAAGCCCGGGACGCGATGAAGAGCCGCTGGCGCCACCCCCAGGCGTCGATGAGGTGGTACCGCGACGCCCAGCAGGCCTTCGCCGCCCTCCCCGACGACTGA
- a CDS encoding YkvA family protein, with protein sequence MAADALTAGGLAGSLAGLSGWPVGWDVALGVLAGLLVAWVALVVALWVAMPDRTTVREMLRLLPDVVRLVRRLAADRDLPRGVRTRLWLLLGYLALPFDLVPDVIPVLGYADDAVVVALVLRSVARRAGRDAIVRRWPGSAEGLAAVLVLCGIDARPAPDRGDAASSGTGSAGPSEPSGSAQ encoded by the coding sequence GTGGCAGCGGACGCTCTGACGGCCGGTGGCCTCGCCGGCAGCCTCGCGGGGCTGTCCGGGTGGCCGGTCGGATGGGACGTCGCGCTGGGTGTCCTCGCCGGGCTGCTGGTTGCGTGGGTCGCGCTCGTCGTGGCCCTGTGGGTCGCGATGCCCGACCGCACGACGGTCCGCGAGATGTTGCGGCTCCTGCCCGACGTCGTGCGGCTGGTGCGGCGGCTCGCCGCGGACCGTGACCTGCCGCGAGGGGTGCGGACCCGGCTGTGGCTGCTCCTCGGCTACCTCGCGCTCCCGTTCGACCTCGTGCCGGACGTCATCCCGGTGCTGGGCTACGCAGACGACGCCGTGGTCGTCGCACTGGTGCTCCGATCGGTCGCCCGGCGGGCGGGTCGCGACGCGATCGTGCGACGCTGGCCGGGCAGCGCGGAGGGCCTTGCGGCGGTGCTCGTGCTGTGCGGGATCGACGCCCGCCCGGCCCCGGATCGCGGCGACGCGGCCTCGTCCGGCACCGGCTCGGCGGGGCCGTCGGAGCCCTCCGGATCCGCTCAGTAG